Proteins from a single region of Clupea harengus chromosome 5, Ch_v2.0.2, whole genome shotgun sequence:
- the pbrm1l gene encoding polybromo 1, like isoform X3: protein MSSGIVTMGSKRRRATSPSSSISGGDFDESTSSTPGSAYKRRRASSGTGIDQMSVCHELYNTVRDHKDEQGRLLCEPFIRVPKRRNQPDYYEVVSQPIDLTKIQQKIRTEEYQDVEQFTADFQLMISNAKAYYLPESTEYSAACRLWDLFLSTRSDLLGEQDDAEEDEDGEDTPDNPGTSAEDETPAGSLKEALEQLLEAVVSYTDPSGRIISDLFQKLPSKLQYPDYYAIIKEPIDLRSIAQKIQLGYYKSVNAMAKDIDLMAKNAKTYNEPGSQVFKDANAIKKIFIQKKTELEQAEPTKTSLRIRNRRSAQGDRLSAITLALQGGSESDEDSMLAGSVRYDASEAEAESGQSRMSSGDPVFLLYQVIRGARNPQGQLLAEPFLQLPSRREYPDYFQQIKQPISLQQIREKMKNGEYEATEQMDADLNLMFENAKHYNVPNSSIYKRAHRLQQILQLKKREVRDEDGDSMLSTPPDTGSAKKKSHKKNTKKNRMKALYAAVTEAREASTGRRLCDLFMVKPSKKDYADYYKVILQPMDLRTIEHNIRTERYASEEALMDDLKLMFRNARHYNEEGSQVYNDADILEKIVKDKKKELGPVPEEDDMGSPKLKLRRSAGGVSPKKARYHTTPLQQRLSELYEAVRGYTDARGRRLSTVFLRLPSRAELPDYYAAIKRPVDMERIRSHIAGGRYQDVDALAEDFTLMFHNACTYNEPESLIYRDALLLHRKLLEARRRLEEEEEGAGDEEGPGRGSGSGGAGAGPLVRELLRNLFVSVMSHQDDEGRCYSDSLAEVPAVDPSRPEEPPLSLELVRTNVERGRYRRLDVFQEHVFEVLERARHLNRTDSEIFEDSVELQHFFVKIRDELCKNGEILMSPALSYTSKHLHADVDQEKREKLPKEIEEDRLKKEEESKEAEKVDDPAGPQSSYSQGFSFDNSTYSVGDYVYMQPAESNLQPHIVCIEKLWQDETGEKWLYGCWFYRPSETFHLATRKFLEKEVFKSDYYNRVPVSKIVGKCMVMFVKDYFKLHPDGFRPEDVFVCESRYTTKTKSFKKIKLWTMPASSKRLVPRDVPLPVVRVASMFVSASKRDQEKLAETVENGVGGFIEKEREDVSVEAPNGEPGCQYYDQLHYNNLWLKVGDCVFVRSHGLVRPRVGRIEKMWVRGGAAFFFGPIFIYPEETEHEPTKMFYKREVFLSQLEETCPMACVLGKCVVSSFKDFLSCRPTEYAEEEVLVCESRYIESEKQMKKFKGLKRFSLSAKVVEDEVYYFRKPIVPQKEPSPILDKKIEELEAKFADMEDADEELGGLDDDDDEEAPETPSMPQMHTSMASDIDMPYTPPQSTPKMKGLSKKEGAKRKINMSGYILFSSEMRAVIKARHPDFSFGELSRLVGTEWRNLEAPKKAEYEERAAKLVEQQERERAAQQQASPREGTPVGALGVVPPQSAMGMLNQAMPPMSGMMGAYGPPFMQMQGPPHEGMMGMGSVPPHHMGVPMQLSHQHQLPPGMPGYPGMLPPGMMGPGVNGMAGSPGPGNHYVQMAGFPAGQQPPPPYPGQMGVPAHHQPGTPMFVAPPPKPQRLLHSEAYLKYIEGLRADSSTISKWDQTLKTERRDARMTKDQESRLPSHWLKSKGAHTTMADALWRLRDLMLRDTLNIRQAYNL from the exons ATGAGTTCAG GTATTGTTACAATGGGATCCAAAAGGCGACGAGccacctctccctccagcaGCATAAGTGGAGGAGACTTTGATGAGTCCACTTCGTCCACCCCAGGGAGTGCATACAAGAGAAGAAGAGCTTCCAGTGGCACGGGTATTGATCAG ATGTCAGTGTGCCATGAGttgtacaacactgtcagaGATCACAAGGATGAGCAGGGCCGGCTGCTATGTGAGCCGTTCATTCGCGTCCCGAAGAGAAG AAACCAGCCAGACTATTACGAGGTGGTGTCCCAGCCCATAGACCTGACTAAGATACAGCAGAAGATCAGGACTGAGGAATACCAGGATGTGGAGCAGTTCACCGCAGACTTCCAGCTCATGATCAGCAATGCAAAAGCCTACTACCTG CCAGAGAGCACAGAGTACAGTGCGGCCTGCCGGCTCTGGGATCTGTTCCTGAGCACCCGGAGTGATCTGCTGGGTGAGCAGGATGAtgctgaggaggatgaggatggagaggaCACACCAGATAACCCAGGGACCTCTGCTGAGGATGAG ACTCCAGCCGGCAGTCTGAAGGAGGCTCTTGAGCAACTGCTGGAGGCAGTCGTCTCCTACACGGACCCCTCAGGACGCATCATCAGTGATCTCTTCCAGAAGCTGCCTTCCAAATTG CAATATCCAGACTACTATGCCATAATCAAGGAACCAATTGACTTGCGTTCCATTGCTCAGAAGATACAG CTGGGATATTATAAAAGTGTTAATGCCATGGCGAAGGACATTGATCTTATGGCAAAAAATGCCAAAACCTATAATGAACCAGGGTCCCAAGTCTTTAAG GATGCAAATGCAATCAAGAAAATCTTCATTCAaaaaaagactgaacttgaacaaGCAGAGCCCACAAAGACCAGTCTTCGCATAAG GAACCGTAGATCAGCTCAGGGAGATCGTTTGTCAGCCATCACACTCGCTCTGCAGGGTGGCTCAGAAAGCGATGAGGACTCTATGCTTGCAG GATCTGTGCGGTACGATGCCAGCGAGGCGGAGGCTGAGAGTGGGCAGTCGCGCATGTCCTCGGGGGACCCAGTGTTCCTGCTGTACCAGGTGATCCGCGGCGCCCGCAACCCTCAGGGGCAGCTCCTGGCCGAGCCCTTCCTGCAGCTGCCCTCGCGGCGGGAGTACCCCGACTACTTCCAGCAGATCAAGCAGCccatctccctgcagcagaTCAG GGAGAAAATGAAGAATGGGGAATACGAGGCCACTGAGCAGATGGATGCAGACCTCAACCTGATGTTTGAGAATGCCAAGCACTACAACGTGCCCAACTCTAGCATCTACAAACGTGCCCATAGGCTACAGCAGATCCTCCAG CTTAAGAAGAGAGAGGTGCGGGATGAGGACGGAGACAGCATGCTGTCCACACCACCTGACACCGGCAGTGCCAAGAAGAAAAG CCATAAGAAGAACACCAAGAAGAACCGCATGAAGGCCCTGTATGCGGCTGTGACCGAGGCCCGGGAGGCTAGCACTGGCCGTCGGCTCTGTGACCTCTTCATGGTCAAGCCCTCCAAGAAGGACTACGCTGACTACTACAAGGTCATCCTGCAGCCCATGGACCTGCGCACCATCGAGCACAACATCCGCACTGAGCGCTATGCTAGTGAAGAGGCGCTAATGGATGATCTGAAGCTCATGTTCCGCAACGCTCGTCATTACAATGAAGAGGGCTCGCAG GTGTATAATGATGCAGACATTCTGGAGAAGATCGTGaaggacaagaagaaggagTTGGGCCCCGTGCCAGAGGAGGATGACATGGGTTCTCCTAAACTGAAATTAC GCAGGAGTGCGGGTGGGGTGTCCCCTAAGAAGGCGCGCTACCACACCACCCCTCTGCAGCAGCGTCTGTCCGAGCTGTACGAGGCCGTGCGCGGCTACACGGATGCCCGCGGCCGCCGCCTCAGTACCGTATTCCTGCGGCTGCCATCACGTGCCGAGCTGCCCGACTACTACGCCGCCATCAAGCGCCCCGTGGACATGGAGCGCATCCGCTCCCACATCGCTGGCGGCCGCTACCAGGATGTGGACGCGCTGGCCGAGGACTTCACCCTCATGTTCCACAACGCCTGCACCTACAACGAGCCTGAGTCGCTCATCTACCGCGACGCACTCCTGCTGCACCGCAAACTGCTAGAAGCCCGGCGgcgactggaggaggaggaagagggggctgGGGATGAGGAAGGCCCGGGGAGAGGCAGCGGCTCAGGTGGAGCTGGCGCGGGCCCTCTGGTGCGCGAGCTCCTCCGGAACCTGTTTGTGTCGGTCATGAGTCACCAGGACGACGAGGGCCGTTGCTACAGCGACTCACTGGCGGAGGTGCCCGCCGTGGACCCGTCACGGCCCGAGGAGCCACCCCTCAGCCTGGAGCTGGTGCGCACCAACGTGGAGCGCGGTCGCTACCGCCGTCTGGATGTCTTCCAGGAGCATGTGTTTGAGGTGCTGGAGAGAGCTCGTCACCTCAACAG AACTGACTCTGAGATCTTTGAGGACTCTGTGGAGCTGCAGCACTTCTTTGTGAAGATCCGTGACGAACTGTGCAAGAACGGAGAGATCCTGATGTCTCCCGCCCTCAGCTACACCTCCAAACACCTGCACGCCGACGTGGACcaagagaaaagggagaaactGCCcaaagagatagaggaggatCGGCttaaaaaggaggaggagagtaaag AAGCGGAGAAGGTGGATGACCCAGCAGGCCCTCAAAGCTCCTACAGCCAGGGCTTCAGCTTTGACAACAGCACATACAGCGTGGGTGACTACGTCTACATGCAGCCAGCGGAGTCCAACCTGCAGCCCCACATCGTCTGCATCGAGAAGCTGTGGCAGGATGAAACAG GAGAGAAGTGGCTGTATGGCTGCTGGTTTTACAGGCCCAGTGAGACGTTCCACCTGGCCACGCGCAAGTTCCTGGAGAAGGAGGTGTTCAAGAGCGACTACTACAACCGGGTCCCTGTCAGCAAGATCGTGGGCAAGTGCATGGTGATGTTTGTGAAG GATTATTTCAAGCTTCACCCTGACGGCTTCAGACCAGAGGATGTCTTTGTCTGTGAATCCCGCTACACCACCAAGACTAAGTCCTTCAAGAAGATAAAGCTGTGGACCATGCCAGCCAGCTCTAAGAGGTTGGTTCCCCGTGACGTGCCCCTGCCCGTGGTCCGTGTCGCATCCATGTTCGTAAGTGCTTCAAAACGTGACCAGGAGAAGCTGGCTGAGACTGTAGAGAATGGCGTCGGTGGATTCATTGAGAAG GAAAGAGAAGATGTTTCTGTTGAGGCGCCCAATGGGGAACCAGGCTGCCAGTATTACGACCAGTTGCATTACAACAACTTGTGGCTGAAGGTTGGAGACTGTGTCTTTGTTCGGTCACATGGGTTGGTGCGACCCAGGGTCGGACG GATTGAGAAGATGTGGGTGCGAGGTGGTGCTGCTTTCTTCTTTGGGCCCATCTTCATTTACCCAGAGGAGACCGAACACGAGCCCACCAAGATGTTTTACAAGAGGGAGGTGTTCTTAAGCCAGCTAGAAGAAACATGCCCAATGGCCTGTGTCTTGG GCAAGTGTGTGGTGTCCTCCTTCAAGGACTTCTTGTCGTGTCGGCCAACGGAGTACGCCGAAGAGgaggtgctggtgtgtgagagCCGCTACATTGAGAGTGAGAAGCAGATGAAGAAGTTCAAGGGACTCAAgcgcttctccctctctgccaaaGTCGTGGAGGATGAGGTTTACTACTTCAG AAAGCCAATTGTTCCTCAGAAGGAACCCTCTCCTATTTTGGATAAAAAGATTGAGGAGCTGGAGGCCAAGTTTGCAGACATGGAGGATGCAGATGAGGAGCTGGGCGGActggatgatgatgacgacgaggAGGCCCCTGAGACGCCTTCCATGCCCCAGATGCACACATCCATGGCCAGCGACATAGACATGCCCTACACGCCACCGCAG TCAACTCCAAAGATGAAAGGCCTCTCCAAAAAGGAGGGAGCCAAGAGGAAGATCAACATGAGTGGCTACATCCTGTTCAGCAGTGAAATGCGTGCCGTCATCAAGGCCCGCCACCCTGACTTCTCCTTCGGCGAGCTGAGTCGCCTGGTCGGCACCGAGTGGAGGAACCTGGAGGCGCCCAAGAAGGCGGAGTATGAAG agaggGCAGCCAAACTGGTGGAACAGCAGGAGCGGGAGAGGGCAGCCCAGCAGCAGGCGTCCCCTAGAGAAGGTACCCCTGTGGGAGCTCTGGGGGTTGTGCCCCCCCAATCAGCTATGGGGATGCTAAACCAGGCCATGCCACCCATGTCAG GCATGATGGGAGCTTATGGCCCACCCTTCATGCAAATGCAGGGCCCTCCTCATGAGGGCATGATGGGCATGGGTAGTGTGCCACCTCATCACATGGGGGTGCCCATGCAGCTGTCCCACCAGCACCAGCTACCACCGGGCATGCCTGGCTACCCTGGCATGCTGCCCCCGG GCATGATGGGACCAGGAGTAAATGGCATGGCTGGCAGTCCAGGCCCGGGTAACCATTACGTTCAG ATGGCTGGCTTCCCTGCTGGTCAGCAACCTCCACCTCCATACCCAGGCCAGATGGGAGTCCCAGCACACCACCAGCCCGGCACCCCCATGTTTGTGGCTCCGCCGCCTAAACCCCAGCGGCTCCTGCACTCCGAGGCCTACCTAAAGTACATCGAGGGCCTGCGGGCAGACTCCTCCACCATCAGCAAATGGGACCAGACCCTCAAGA CTGAAAGAAGAGACGCTCGTATGACCAAAGACCAGGAGAGCCGTCTGCCCTCTCATTGGCTGAAGAGTAAAGGAGCGCACACTACCATGGCTGACGCTCTGTGGCGACTCCGAGACTTGATGCTGCGGGACACACTGAACATTCGACAAGCATATAACCTGTAG
- the pbrm1l gene encoding polybromo 1, like isoform X2: MGSKRRRATSPSSSISGGDFDESTSSTPGSAYKRRRASSGTGIDQMSVCHELYNTVRDHKDEQGRLLCEPFIRVPKRRNQPDYYEVVSQPIDLTKIQQKIRTEEYQDVEQFTADFQLMISNAKAYYLPESTEYSAACRLWDLFLSTRSDLLGEQDDAEEDEDGEDTPDNPGTSAEDETPAGSLKEALEQLLEAVVSYTDPSGRIISDLFQKLPSKLQYPDYYAIIKEPIDLRSIAQKIQLGYYKSVNAMAKDIDLMAKNAKTYNEPGSQVFKDANAIKKIFIQKKTELEQAEPTKTSLRIRNRRSAQGDRLSAITLALQGGSESDEDSMLAGSVRYDASEAEAESGQSRMSSGDPVFLLYQVIRGARNPQGQLLAEPFLQLPSRREYPDYFQQIKQPISLQQIREKMKNGEYEATEQMDADLNLMFENAKHYNVPNSSIYKRAHRLQQILQLKKREVRDEDGDSMLSTPPDTGSAKKKSHKKNTKKNRMKALYAAVTEAREASTGRRLCDLFMVKPSKKDYADYYKVILQPMDLRTIEHNIRTERYASEEALMDDLKLMFRNARHYNEEGSQVYNDADILEKIVKDKKKELGPVPEEDDMGSPKLKLRRSAGGVSPKKARYHTTPLQQRLSELYEAVRGYTDARGRRLSTVFLRLPSRAELPDYYAAIKRPVDMERIRSHIAGGRYQDVDALAEDFTLMFHNACTYNEPESLIYRDALLLHRKLLEARRRLEEEEEGAGDEEGPGRGSGSGGAGAGPLVRELLRNLFVSVMSHQDDEGRCYSDSLAEVPAVDPSRPEEPPLSLELVRTNVERGRYRRLDVFQEHVFEVLERARHLNRTDSEIFEDSVELQHFFVKIRDELCKNGEILMSPALSYTSKHLHADVDQEKREKLPKEIEEDRLKKEEESKEAEKVDDPAGPQSSYSQGFSFDNSTYSVGDYVYMQPAESNLQPHIVCIEKLWQDETGEKWLYGCWFYRPSETFHLATRKFLEKEVFKSDYYNRVPVSKIVGKCMVMFVKDYFKLHPDGFRPEDVFVCESRYTTKTKSFKKIKLWTMPASSKRLVPRDVPLPVVRVASMFVSASKRDQEKLAETVENGVGGFIEKEREDVSVEAPNGEPGCQYYDQLHYNNLWLKVGDCVFVRSHGLVRPRVGRIEKMWVRGGAAFFFGPIFIYPEETEHEPTKMFYKREVFLSQLEETCPMACVLGKCVVSSFKDFLSCRPTEYAEEEVLVCESRYIESEKQMKKFKGLKRFSLSAKVVEDEVYYFRKPIVPQKEPSPILDKKIEELEAKFADMEDADEELGGLDDDDDEEAPETPSMPQMHTSMASDIDMPYTPPQLPVVTVPQSTPKMKGLSKKEGAKRKINMSGYILFSSEMRAVIKARHPDFSFGELSRLVGTEWRNLEAPKKAEYEERAAKLVEQQERERAAQQQASPREGTPVGALGVVPPQSAMGMLNQAMPPMSGMMGAYGPPFMQMQGPPHEGMMGMGSVPPHHMGVPMQLSHQHQLPPGMPGYPGMLPPGMMGPGVNGMAGSPGPGNHYVQMAGFPAGQQPPPPYPGQMGVPAHHQPGTPMFVAPPPKPQRLLHSEAYLKYIEGLRADSSTISKWDQTLKTERRDARMTKDQESRLPSHWLKSKGAHTTMADALWRLRDLMLRDTLNIRQAYNL, encoded by the exons ATGGGATCCAAAAGGCGACGAGccacctctccctccagcaGCATAAGTGGAGGAGACTTTGATGAGTCCACTTCGTCCACCCCAGGGAGTGCATACAAGAGAAGAAGAGCTTCCAGTGGCACGGGTATTGATCAG ATGTCAGTGTGCCATGAGttgtacaacactgtcagaGATCACAAGGATGAGCAGGGCCGGCTGCTATGTGAGCCGTTCATTCGCGTCCCGAAGAGAAG AAACCAGCCAGACTATTACGAGGTGGTGTCCCAGCCCATAGACCTGACTAAGATACAGCAGAAGATCAGGACTGAGGAATACCAGGATGTGGAGCAGTTCACCGCAGACTTCCAGCTCATGATCAGCAATGCAAAAGCCTACTACCTG CCAGAGAGCACAGAGTACAGTGCGGCCTGCCGGCTCTGGGATCTGTTCCTGAGCACCCGGAGTGATCTGCTGGGTGAGCAGGATGAtgctgaggaggatgaggatggagaggaCACACCAGATAACCCAGGGACCTCTGCTGAGGATGAG ACTCCAGCCGGCAGTCTGAAGGAGGCTCTTGAGCAACTGCTGGAGGCAGTCGTCTCCTACACGGACCCCTCAGGACGCATCATCAGTGATCTCTTCCAGAAGCTGCCTTCCAAATTG CAATATCCAGACTACTATGCCATAATCAAGGAACCAATTGACTTGCGTTCCATTGCTCAGAAGATACAG CTGGGATATTATAAAAGTGTTAATGCCATGGCGAAGGACATTGATCTTATGGCAAAAAATGCCAAAACCTATAATGAACCAGGGTCCCAAGTCTTTAAG GATGCAAATGCAATCAAGAAAATCTTCATTCAaaaaaagactgaacttgaacaaGCAGAGCCCACAAAGACCAGTCTTCGCATAAG GAACCGTAGATCAGCTCAGGGAGATCGTTTGTCAGCCATCACACTCGCTCTGCAGGGTGGCTCAGAAAGCGATGAGGACTCTATGCTTGCAG GATCTGTGCGGTACGATGCCAGCGAGGCGGAGGCTGAGAGTGGGCAGTCGCGCATGTCCTCGGGGGACCCAGTGTTCCTGCTGTACCAGGTGATCCGCGGCGCCCGCAACCCTCAGGGGCAGCTCCTGGCCGAGCCCTTCCTGCAGCTGCCCTCGCGGCGGGAGTACCCCGACTACTTCCAGCAGATCAAGCAGCccatctccctgcagcagaTCAG GGAGAAAATGAAGAATGGGGAATACGAGGCCACTGAGCAGATGGATGCAGACCTCAACCTGATGTTTGAGAATGCCAAGCACTACAACGTGCCCAACTCTAGCATCTACAAACGTGCCCATAGGCTACAGCAGATCCTCCAG CTTAAGAAGAGAGAGGTGCGGGATGAGGACGGAGACAGCATGCTGTCCACACCACCTGACACCGGCAGTGCCAAGAAGAAAAG CCATAAGAAGAACACCAAGAAGAACCGCATGAAGGCCCTGTATGCGGCTGTGACCGAGGCCCGGGAGGCTAGCACTGGCCGTCGGCTCTGTGACCTCTTCATGGTCAAGCCCTCCAAGAAGGACTACGCTGACTACTACAAGGTCATCCTGCAGCCCATGGACCTGCGCACCATCGAGCACAACATCCGCACTGAGCGCTATGCTAGTGAAGAGGCGCTAATGGATGATCTGAAGCTCATGTTCCGCAACGCTCGTCATTACAATGAAGAGGGCTCGCAG GTGTATAATGATGCAGACATTCTGGAGAAGATCGTGaaggacaagaagaaggagTTGGGCCCCGTGCCAGAGGAGGATGACATGGGTTCTCCTAAACTGAAATTAC GCAGGAGTGCGGGTGGGGTGTCCCCTAAGAAGGCGCGCTACCACACCACCCCTCTGCAGCAGCGTCTGTCCGAGCTGTACGAGGCCGTGCGCGGCTACACGGATGCCCGCGGCCGCCGCCTCAGTACCGTATTCCTGCGGCTGCCATCACGTGCCGAGCTGCCCGACTACTACGCCGCCATCAAGCGCCCCGTGGACATGGAGCGCATCCGCTCCCACATCGCTGGCGGCCGCTACCAGGATGTGGACGCGCTGGCCGAGGACTTCACCCTCATGTTCCACAACGCCTGCACCTACAACGAGCCTGAGTCGCTCATCTACCGCGACGCACTCCTGCTGCACCGCAAACTGCTAGAAGCCCGGCGgcgactggaggaggaggaagagggggctgGGGATGAGGAAGGCCCGGGGAGAGGCAGCGGCTCAGGTGGAGCTGGCGCGGGCCCTCTGGTGCGCGAGCTCCTCCGGAACCTGTTTGTGTCGGTCATGAGTCACCAGGACGACGAGGGCCGTTGCTACAGCGACTCACTGGCGGAGGTGCCCGCCGTGGACCCGTCACGGCCCGAGGAGCCACCCCTCAGCCTGGAGCTGGTGCGCACCAACGTGGAGCGCGGTCGCTACCGCCGTCTGGATGTCTTCCAGGAGCATGTGTTTGAGGTGCTGGAGAGAGCTCGTCACCTCAACAG AACTGACTCTGAGATCTTTGAGGACTCTGTGGAGCTGCAGCACTTCTTTGTGAAGATCCGTGACGAACTGTGCAAGAACGGAGAGATCCTGATGTCTCCCGCCCTCAGCTACACCTCCAAACACCTGCACGCCGACGTGGACcaagagaaaagggagaaactGCCcaaagagatagaggaggatCGGCttaaaaaggaggaggagagtaaag AAGCGGAGAAGGTGGATGACCCAGCAGGCCCTCAAAGCTCCTACAGCCAGGGCTTCAGCTTTGACAACAGCACATACAGCGTGGGTGACTACGTCTACATGCAGCCAGCGGAGTCCAACCTGCAGCCCCACATCGTCTGCATCGAGAAGCTGTGGCAGGATGAAACAG GAGAGAAGTGGCTGTATGGCTGCTGGTTTTACAGGCCCAGTGAGACGTTCCACCTGGCCACGCGCAAGTTCCTGGAGAAGGAGGTGTTCAAGAGCGACTACTACAACCGGGTCCCTGTCAGCAAGATCGTGGGCAAGTGCATGGTGATGTTTGTGAAG GATTATTTCAAGCTTCACCCTGACGGCTTCAGACCAGAGGATGTCTTTGTCTGTGAATCCCGCTACACCACCAAGACTAAGTCCTTCAAGAAGATAAAGCTGTGGACCATGCCAGCCAGCTCTAAGAGGTTGGTTCCCCGTGACGTGCCCCTGCCCGTGGTCCGTGTCGCATCCATGTTCGTAAGTGCTTCAAAACGTGACCAGGAGAAGCTGGCTGAGACTGTAGAGAATGGCGTCGGTGGATTCATTGAGAAG GAAAGAGAAGATGTTTCTGTTGAGGCGCCCAATGGGGAACCAGGCTGCCAGTATTACGACCAGTTGCATTACAACAACTTGTGGCTGAAGGTTGGAGACTGTGTCTTTGTTCGGTCACATGGGTTGGTGCGACCCAGGGTCGGACG GATTGAGAAGATGTGGGTGCGAGGTGGTGCTGCTTTCTTCTTTGGGCCCATCTTCATTTACCCAGAGGAGACCGAACACGAGCCCACCAAGATGTTTTACAAGAGGGAGGTGTTCTTAAGCCAGCTAGAAGAAACATGCCCAATGGCCTGTGTCTTGG GCAAGTGTGTGGTGTCCTCCTTCAAGGACTTCTTGTCGTGTCGGCCAACGGAGTACGCCGAAGAGgaggtgctggtgtgtgagagCCGCTACATTGAGAGTGAGAAGCAGATGAAGAAGTTCAAGGGACTCAAgcgcttctccctctctgccaaaGTCGTGGAGGATGAGGTTTACTACTTCAG AAAGCCAATTGTTCCTCAGAAGGAACCCTCTCCTATTTTGGATAAAAAGATTGAGGAGCTGGAGGCCAAGTTTGCAGACATGGAGGATGCAGATGAGGAGCTGGGCGGActggatgatgatgacgacgaggAGGCCCCTGAGACGCCTTCCATGCCCCAGATGCACACATCCATGGCCAGCGACATAGACATGCCCTACACGCCACCGCAG tTGCCAGTGGTGACCGTCCCCCAG TCAACTCCAAAGATGAAAGGCCTCTCCAAAAAGGAGGGAGCCAAGAGGAAGATCAACATGAGTGGCTACATCCTGTTCAGCAGTGAAATGCGTGCCGTCATCAAGGCCCGCCACCCTGACTTCTCCTTCGGCGAGCTGAGTCGCCTGGTCGGCACCGAGTGGAGGAACCTGGAGGCGCCCAAGAAGGCGGAGTATGAAG agaggGCAGCCAAACTGGTGGAACAGCAGGAGCGGGAGAGGGCAGCCCAGCAGCAGGCGTCCCCTAGAGAAGGTACCCCTGTGGGAGCTCTGGGGGTTGTGCCCCCCCAATCAGCTATGGGGATGCTAAACCAGGCCATGCCACCCATGTCAG GCATGATGGGAGCTTATGGCCCACCCTTCATGCAAATGCAGGGCCCTCCTCATGAGGGCATGATGGGCATGGGTAGTGTGCCACCTCATCACATGGGGGTGCCCATGCAGCTGTCCCACCAGCACCAGCTACCACCGGGCATGCCTGGCTACCCTGGCATGCTGCCCCCGG GCATGATGGGACCAGGAGTAAATGGCATGGCTGGCAGTCCAGGCCCGGGTAACCATTACGTTCAG ATGGCTGGCTTCCCTGCTGGTCAGCAACCTCCACCTCCATACCCAGGCCAGATGGGAGTCCCAGCACACCACCAGCCCGGCACCCCCATGTTTGTGGCTCCGCCGCCTAAACCCCAGCGGCTCCTGCACTCCGAGGCCTACCTAAAGTACATCGAGGGCCTGCGGGCAGACTCCTCCACCATCAGCAAATGGGACCAGACCCTCAAGA CTGAAAGAAGAGACGCTCGTATGACCAAAGACCAGGAGAGCCGTCTGCCCTCTCATTGGCTGAAGAGTAAAGGAGCGCACACTACCATGGCTGACGCTCTGTGGCGACTCCGAGACTTGATGCTGCGGGACACACTGAACATTCGACAAGCATATAACCTGTAG